From the Bacillus rossius redtenbacheri isolate Brsri chromosome 12, Brsri_v3, whole genome shotgun sequence genome, the window TGCTCATGCAAGGAAATATTGGAATATGAGAAAACTTTTGTAGAAAAtgtgaattttctttttttaaaatgcatgatGTAAGTTTGCTTTGGCCTACTAATTTGTGTTATTATGCAGGGGTGCTCACaaaggggggtaacgacgcagactgcgtcattaaaatttcagggggggggggggggggtggttaaaagacgagaaaaatttatatattatttacataattatagcttctaatgtgaaaatatgtttctggtgctttgataattgaaagggatcttttaaatcaaattggcaaccccgcattttcctcaacaaaagcagtttggcatctgtcgtttcaggatggaaatattacctgatatgaccaaaattattattagaaaatcagttttaattaatgcaaaatgtgataaaatataatactaaaaaagtgtaatattataaaatcattgagtaaatcattgagaaaatggcataaaaaaattttttttggggggggggggggggggcacctctgtatTATGGAATACTAGGCTAGCTGATAGCTTTACAAGAAACTATGTCTGGATGCCATAATGAACATCTTTCTTATCAATGTTACAACCTAAGTTTGTTTGCTACAGTTATATGTTTGTTACTGAAGTGAATTAATCTCTATCCTCAGCTGTGTGACCCAGcagaaaaaaatatgataaatttaacatttagcAAGGtggaggaaaaaattaatttttacttcttATAATTAGAATGTGATTTCCTGAAAATGATTTCCGTTAGAAATAGAGATAATACAAATTTTCTGAGAACATTCTATAATCATAGGCTATATATATTTGGCATTTGTGCAAATTTCAAGGGAAATAATTTTTCTGCTACCCAGAAACTATTGTGCCTATATTTTTATCTGTTATGTGCAGAACAAGATTAGGTAGCTCGTACATAAATAAAGTACTTGTTGTATAGATTGGTAGTCAGTATTTCCCATGTTGGACACGTGTGCCCTAACACTTGGCAAAATGAAGTATTGTCTGCTGCGCGAGGTGTGATAAATAATCTAAATAAGCGGGAAACTGCAAGACATTCAGAGCTTTTGTAGAGGTCTGATATGGGGGATACTGGAATGGCAGAATCCTGACTTGTATTGCATGAGTCTCCCCCTAATGACCTGTTGGGCTGCTACAGTGGTTGAGCGACCACATGACTCACTTCCCACCGAGGCGATCTGTGTTTGATCCCAGTGGAGTCAAACCAGGATTTCATTGCAGGTGGAAGACGTGGTGGACTATCCATGAACCGTGGGTTACCTGGGGGTGTTCCCGTTCCACCACCCATTCATTCCCCATTCTCATCTCATAAGCTCAGCCTCGATGTCAGTGAGACGTGAAAGCAAACAAAACACCTCCCTTTAGAGATGTtagttatctgaaaaaaaaatatttgaggggAAAACCGAAAAATTTCCCCGAGTTATACTTTTATAGGAacagataatttaattttatcaacatttttattgaaacggaatcaaataaaaacttacaatctgcagaaaataaattattgtgtaaTGTTTATCAATCGATCTTaatgtatgtaaattaatgaatggTAATGAAATGAAGGAATTGTCCCATGTATGTCGCCCGTGCCGTGGTGACTGCTGCAGGCACGAGCGCGCTGAGCGCGGCCGTGGCGAGCAAGGACGCGGCCACCGTCCTTGCCGTGCTGGACGCTCTCCTGGAGAGAGACTCGGCGGCCACCAGCGACCCCCTGCCCCTCGCGCTGGCCGCCCTCGGGGGCAGCGTGTCCGTCGCGAGCATCCTGCAGGAGAGGGGGTTCCACCCTGGCGCCCCCGTCCCGCCCTCAGGTTGGCCGCGCTTCCGTGTCAAGGTCATCCGACAGCGAGAGTTATTACAGCCACCCTAGGGGGTTGCAATCAGGATGGCTGGGCAGCTTACAAACTCAGGTTCCTCGGGATGCACATCTCGTGTTTTGCCACTGCCCTACCTCTCGTCAGATGTTCAAACTGTTCGGTTATAGCAGCTCCACGTATGCTTCAAATCGGTGTTGGCATAGTTTTAATCTGCACTCAGACCTTTGTtgttccactttttttttttccagccggGGGCATTAAAATATTGCAATGTATGTGAATTTCCATAGGACTTTAACCTTTAATGTAGCATGCACTGCTCTAAAATTAATCCACGTGAATTTCCGCCACAGCTAGTGTGAAATAATTTAGCTTTTCTAGATTAAAAAGAAGTGTTTCTCCTGGCCACTTCCTGTGCTCACTTTTATTCCTGGTGTCGGGTTCACAGGACTGACGCCTCTGATGATGGCAGCTTGCAATGGGCACTGTGCGATGGTGGACTGGCTGCTACGCAGAGGTGCCAGTCCGAACGCAGTCAACGCGGCCGGTCAGACAGCACTGGACATCGCTGCCAGCAAGGGTTACGGCATCGTCGAGACACTCCTGATGAAGAGCATGGATCTGCCGAGCGTAACGCCGCTGAGGAGCTTCGGTGGCGGAGCGCGTTTCCCTGCTGCGTGGACGTCTCTCGGCTGCCGGACTCAGCATGATGTCTTCTCCCCGTCGCACGAGGACAAGCTGCGGGTGTGGTCCCACCTGGCGGAGCTCAGCGTCCCGCAGTGCCCCGTCAGCCACAACTTGCGGGCGGTGCTGTCGCCCTGTTTCTTCCCGGCCGCCAAGTCCAGCTGTCACATGCAGAGTGTGTTCTCCTCCGGGTCCTGCACCGGGAGGAGCCAGCACCGCTGCTGTTCCCCTCTACCCTCTCCCCGCAGACTCCCGGAGGTCTGCACCCCGCCCCACTATTGCACGTGTAGGGAGCGACTCCCCAGCTGGAACAGGGTCAGGCGGATGTCGCAGAGTGACCCGAACTTGTCAAAAAAAGATAAGAAAAGTCtgtcaaaatggtggaaagttacCACGGAAAAGTAAGTGCCTGTATGAACCATAATTAATTTCTTCTCGGGAAagtcagggggaaaaaaaaaacaggatttttattttcttgctctAAACACAATTATTAATCCAGCTTTTCAGtctgatctttgaatatatatactgtatagaagtcgccagcccaggttaaaatttctaatacggttttgaggtgcatagttggttaattcaccgccgcaatcgccaccatctctagggcatcgacttgtggtggtccctagaacgacaagtgtcgaactcttcaaacaccccttccccctcccggtgaacgaacttgagctgcagtgaatgataggtggggggtgcggggaatgacagcgggcgacagtgctgcgctctaacgtgtaaataacaacctaagacgatacagggcgttacggcagcgccctgcagcggtgaagttcccaagctgctcatcatacgcttctgaaaaacgtagagtaaatcctatccactcgcgacttctatacagtatatatattcaaaggtctgatacaataaattaatttactgtttagCCATTATTAACAAGTTGAGTAGGAACATAAAAATATTAGGTatttaacatttcaaaaatttatcatAAACATCTTGTTGTAATTTCTGATGTGTCTCTTATTTATTTAGTTCTATTGGTTTACTTAATTGGCAGAATTGAGATGAAATATTGTTTTgcataattatattttagatGTTTGtactagttaaaaatattaatgtgatTCACTTCATGAAAATTGCAGGTTACATTCAAAAGTTACGACTAAGAAAAAATCTGTTTTTGGGAGTAAGACAGTAAAGTCTTTAAAATTCAGCTCTGATAACTGTCACGACAGTGCGTCTACTGAGAATGTCGGACAAGCAAGTGGACTAGCGAACACTGAAGAAGTCTTTCCTCGCATAAGTCCTTGCAGAAATTCAGTACACAGGTATGATTTTTTAAGTTTATGgctaatatatattaaatttatttttatgaattcttGTATCTTCATCAATTTCTTTCAAATTATTACAGCAACCACACTAATGTGCTATTTACATGGGTAGACCAAGTACAGGGAATTTAAATCTTATATCAGGGACTATAAAATATTTAGTCTTGTATTCAAGAAGTCAGATGGGATACAGCACATTTTAAACATTTGTGAAAGTCAGTAAAGTAGCGATTTTAAGTAAGCTAATATCTaaagaacattaattttttctgtGCATAACCATGGGACCTAAAACAAATTATGTACTGCATTTGTTATATTGTCAAAAACCTTAAGTGTGAACTTGTTTGACGATAGTCAATAACACAACTTTGTCAGGTGTGAAAGGTTAGAGGATGAGAAAAATTATTCTGTGAAATAATTGCCATCATTGtgtcttaaatttaagtactagGTATTATAAAAATTGAAAGTTTGATAACATCAAACTCACATGATGGGAAATGGCTGGTGAACTACTAAAATTTTTTAGGAAGTATCTTAATTATTATGATagtaaaattttagtttatagttttgcAAAAAAACAATTATGTGAGTAACTTTTCATGTTCTTATTTGTAGGTCTTTATCTGGAGGCAAATCTGATGTGGAAAATTTTTTACTAAGCTGTGGACTGCAAGAATATTATCATATTTTCGCTGAACATGAGGTAGGTAAGAAATGGTTAACCTTGGCAGGAGTGGCTACTcaagtttaaaaacaaattaatatttaagaatttgtaCCTAAGCAATTTGGATGGTTGTAGACAtgtaattttttacttttcaaaatgAATTTACCTTAACTGAGAAAAGCACAAAAATGAGTTTAATATCTTTCATGATACACCAACACTGTACTAATTTGCCTTCTCAGTAATGTGCATTGTAGCATGGACACTCTTACATAAGGCTGGCATTCTTAAACGTAATTGGTAagaaaaatgtgtcaaaatcTCCATGCACAAAAATTTAGCAGGAAACTATAGTCTGAACTTACTTTGCAGCTTCAATATGAATACAAGCACAATGAAGTTAGAAGCCACCATGACTTTCCATAAACACTTTCTCAGTGGGAAGCCAACTATTGACTGTCTCGCAAGTACATAGTCTCAAAAACAACTGAAGTACGCTgcacaaatataataaatttgcAGCTGGAAAATAAAAACTCCATTTTATGGTATTTTATACATTATCAcaattttagacttttttttaaattttgcttacCTAACCTATCCAATCTTTTATTTTAGTTGCCATCACCTGAATATGTGAAAACATAATCTTGctggttgttggggggggggggggggggggggagattttgcgagtattttaaaactaaacttaGATTGaacataagttattttttattttaccaacctaacaggaaaaaaaaacaaattaaaaaggtTTGCAGATGCATGGACATGAAGAATTCAGACATCTGACTCTGGGTTAGTGAATGATAGGTTTCCCATTTATGAGGCCACTGTCATAGCCCTGTTCGCAAAGCTGTGTCATCATCTGGTCTAATGTAAGAAGTTACTGATTTTTATAACTTCAAGCTGTTTTTTGAGCcagaatttaaatgaaaatgtaatGTAATGAACAGTGATGACGTATTAAAATAGAATGAAAGTTAATGATattgaaaaaaaactgtttgcattTGAAGAATTTAGCTTTGTTCATTAGATGAGACAGAGAGGAATCGAGGAGATTCTATCAAGCTACGCTGCTCGAAGATGGCAAGGCCTGGTGACAATGCAGCCACCTTCAGGACTCTCGAAGACGAGGCGTTTTTGGCCATCGCTTAGTTCCATTAGAGTTGGCTGAGCTCCCTAATTACTGCATTAATATTACAGCAGAAACCTAGCTTGCCAATATTATAATCTTAAACTACACCACCTAATTCGTGAAAGACTGAAGCTTCTGGGCCACTATGTGCTCAAGATGTGTGGAACAGACTATGTGTTTCCCTGTAGAGGACTACAGCTTGACTCCCTCCTCCATTCCCATACCCGGCTTTAATTGCTTGCCCAGCCAATGAGAAACCTGCTACGAGACCAGACCCTTATTCCAGAATTGCCAACACTGGGTTAGTGAGGAATGCTAATGAAAAATGCAGGAACCAGAAAACCTTAAATGATCACCAGAAAGTTTTTAATGAAGACAATTCCATACTAAATCAACACAAACATACTTAATGATTGTAAAACTGGgagatttttaaatatgtaattgttatGGATAAAATAACAGAATACATGTGACCAGGGGTTCTGCCCCTTTTACATGCTCAGTGTGTCTCGCCAACTGCCACCCCAACCCCTACTGCTTAAATCCCTCACCAACATGTGTATGTTGCAGATCTATCCTTTAAAGCCGGTACTACCTTCACTTGAATAAATCATAAATTAGGTActattgccatttttttttccattccccCCCAAGTGTACAAGGTTGAAGCTATGCCATGTACATGGCATTTCGGAATGCACCACATTCTGAAACATCttgtaaaagtaactaaataactaaacaatttacTTAAAAGGGTCTGTGTTTTATTTTAAGGATATTATTAAAGGGaaagatttattttgttttgccctCGGCACAGTTCTGAAACTGGCCTGTTGATTATTTAGATGCCTTCCTGCAGCCATTCTCTTAAGATCACCACCCGAGATAGGATGCTCATTGCAACGCGAGGATTTAAACTCTTTCGTTACTGATGCGTTTGCAACCGTTGTTCATGTTAGAATTTTATCGATATTCCCCTCTCTCCTCAGGCGTACTTCAGGTGATAGTTtgcattacttaaatatttattattaatttttgatttaatgAACAATCACTGAACTTAAGTCCAGGGCATGTAGTTCAATTCCATGCTGTTGCACCTTTTCAAACAGTTTCACTTGCATTATAAATTAACGTAGTAATGCGGGAGAACTGCACCTAATAAAACCAAATGTTGCTGGTTGATACGGAGTATCTTTTAAACGACCACGTGTTTGACGACACAGTCAGAGGATGAGACGTGTGATGCCTGAAGAGCCCACTTATTAATCATCTTTCGATAACCTTAAGTAGCGCGCACGATGCTGAGAGCGGGCCTGGTCTATTCGAGAAATTTGAGTCTTGCTCTCACTTGGG encodes:
- the LOC134537201 gene encoding uncharacterized protein LOC134537201 isoform X1 encodes the protein MSGECDIAKVNVNIDLESASAYGQEDIVKSLIRKGADVNHANDFGWTPVMQAARNCHSNVVLELLRSRADVTCMTQLGTSALSAAVASKDAATVLAVLDALLERDSAATSDPLPLALAALGGSVSVASILQERGFHPGAPVPPSGLTPLMMAACNGHCAMVDWLLRRGASPNAVNAAGQTALDIAASKGYGIVETLLMKSMDLPSVTPLRSFGGGARFPAAWTSLGCRTQHDVFSPSHEDKLRVWSHLAELSVPQCPVSHNLRAVLSPCFFPAAKSSCHMQSVFSSGSCTGRSQHRCCSPLPSPRRLPEVCTPPHYCTCRERLPSWNRVRRMSQSDPNLSKKDKKSLSKWWKVTTEKLHSKVTTKKKSVFGSKTVKSLKFSSDNCHDSASTENVGQASGLANTEEVFPRISPCRNSVHRSLSGGKSDVENFLLSCGLQEYYHIFAEHEVDLHMIYSLNFEDLEEMGIFSTEEQIKILKLIITTKKRQQYN
- the LOC134537201 gene encoding uncharacterized protein LOC134537201 isoform X2, producing the protein MSESASAYGQEDIVKSLIRKGADVNHANDFGWTPVMQAARNCHSNVVLELLRSRADVTCMTQLGTSALSAAVASKDAATVLAVLDALLERDSAATSDPLPLALAALGGSVSVASILQERGFHPGAPVPPSGLTPLMMAACNGHCAMVDWLLRRGASPNAVNAAGQTALDIAASKGYGIVETLLMKSMDLPSVTPLRSFGGGARFPAAWTSLGCRTQHDVFSPSHEDKLRVWSHLAELSVPQCPVSHNLRAVLSPCFFPAAKSSCHMQSVFSSGSCTGRSQHRCCSPLPSPRRLPEVCTPPHYCTCRERLPSWNRVRRMSQSDPNLSKKDKKSLSKWWKVTTEKLHSKVTTKKKSVFGSKTVKSLKFSSDNCHDSASTENVGQASGLANTEEVFPRISPCRNSVHRSLSGGKSDVENFLLSCGLQEYYHIFAEHEVDLHMIYSLNFEDLEEMGIFSTEEQIKILKLIITTKKRQQYN